A region from the Cannabis sativa cultivar Pink pepper isolate KNU-18-1 chromosome 9, ASM2916894v1, whole genome shotgun sequence genome encodes:
- the LOC133031295 gene encoding uncharacterized protein LOC133031295 produces the protein MYQVISKLKALKPVLKDINKDGLSDMHTAVQRAQGDLENVQQQLQHDPLDIEMIDRELAARTKLIRVQQDYSTFLQQKAKVTWIQNGDLNTAIFHASIKQRARHNQIFSIENQLGSRIIDPNLMSTAFVDYYKELLGTSMANRRPVLKKIVSSGAVLSTQQAEDLMLNFTKDEVKAALLDIPGNKAPGPDGFSIFFFQDCWEIVGDDIFQAVTSFLESDLLRHYGRKNNKPSCIIKLDLQKAYDTIEWDFLEEMLQGLLFPPKFIKLVMNCVRTPRFSLMFNGTLHGYFESKRGLRQGDPMSPLLFVLGMEYLTRIMGRIGDKEDFYYHDQCAATSLNHLAFTDDVLLICNGDLKSVYYLLQGLKLFSETSGLNPNATKSAMYTCNMPEDQVRRIKELSGFQHQSLPFTYLGVPIGAKRIFGKDCEILAEKMTARIKVWSSRNLSFVGRVVLINSVLMAIHSYWCQVMILPKKVVSNIEAICRNFLWNAKAEYHGLDAIAWDFICQPKAAGGIGFKDISSWNKAAMGKYIWAIANKEDSLWMRWINSVYHHNGDWWAYETSSQTSWYWRCLVRLKDQFKMINQPMMLQQYTILAGYKLLVQNPPKLQWTRQVWSRLNAPKHCFILWLAMHQRLKTRDRLFKMKIITDTTCIFCCDRIETAEHLFFACPSTLIYLQDIKNWLGMRTMHTNLPNIIKWLGRLKESKFKLLVFTAAIAGLVYSVWQLRNRMLWTKEEKSSSVLLKELKTSLKLRIEMFWPKKVSKVDTQWFQTL, from the exons atgtatcaagtgATATCCAAGCTCAAAGCTCTAAAGCCAGTTCTAAAAGATATTAACAAAGATGGTTTATCTGATATGCACACGGCTGTCCAAAGAGCCCAAGGTGATCTAGAAAATGTGCAACAACAACTACAACATGATCCGCTTGATATTGAGATGATTGATAGAGAATTGGCTGCGAGAACTAAGCTAATCCGAGTGCAGCAAGACTATTCAACATTTCTGCAACAGAAGGCTAAGGTCACCTGGATCCAAAATGGAGATTTGAATACTGCAATTTTCCATGCAAGTATCAAGCAAAGAGCAAGACATAATCAGATTTTCTCTATTGAAAACCAGCTGGGTTCTAGGATCATTGACCCCAATCTGATGTCAACAGCATTTGTTGATTACTATAAGGAGTTGCTGGGAACAAGCATGGCTAACAGAAGGCCTGTCCTCAAGAAGATAGTTAGCAGCGGTGCAGTTTTGTCTACACAACAAGCTGAAGATCTGATGTTGAATTTTACTAAAGATGAAGTTAAAGCTGCTCTCCTTGACATTCCAGGAAACAAGGCCCCTGGTCCAGATGGTTTCTCGATCTTTTTCTTCCAAGATTGCTGGGAGATAGTGGGAGATGACATATTTCAGGCAGTGACTTCTTTCCTGGAATCAG ATTTGTTGAGACATTATGGGAGGAAGAATAATAAACCTTCCTGTATTATCAAGTTAGATCTACAGAAGGCATATGACACTATAGAATGGGATTTTCTTGAAGAAATGTTGCAGGGACTCTTATTTCCACCTAAGTTCATTAAACTAGTTATGAACTGTGTGAGAACACCTCGATTTTCATTGATGTTTAATGGCACGTTACATGGATATTTTGAGTCAAAAAGAGGTCTTCGACAGGGGGATCCAATGTCTCCTCTTCTATTCGTGTTGGGAATGGAATACCTCACCCGAATAATGGGGAGAATAGGTGACAAAGAAGACTTCTATTATCATGACCAATGTGCAGCCACTTCTCTAAACCACCTAGCTTTCACTGATGATGTATTACTGATTTGCAATGGGgatctcaagagtgtttatTATTTGCTACAAGGTCTCAAGTTATTTTCTGAAACATCTGGATTGAATCCAAATGCTACAAAATCGGCTATGTACACTTGTAATATGCCTGAAGATCAAGTTAGGAGAATTAAGGAATTATCTGGTTTCCAGCACCAATCCTTACCCTTTACTTATTTGGGAGTCCCCATTGGTGCAAAGAGAATATTTGGGAAGGATTGCGAGATCCTAGCTGAGAAAATGACAGCAAGAATCAAAGTGTGGAGTTCTAGAAATCTCTCCTTTGTGGGGAGAGTGGTTCTCATCAATTCTGTCTTAATGGCCATTCACTCTTATTGGTGTCAGGTAATGATTTTACCTAAGAAAGTGGTGTCCAATATTGAAGCTATATGCAGGAACTTTCTATGGAATGCCAAAGCTGAGTACCATGGGCTAGATGCAATTGCTTGGGATTTTATTTGCCAACCAAAAGCAGCTGGGGGAATTGGTTTCAAGGATATAAGCTCTTGGAATAAAGCGGCAATGGGGAAGTACATTTGGGCTATCGCTAACAAAGAAGATAGTTTGTGGATGAGGTGGATTAATAGTGTCTATCATCATAATGGTGATTGGTGGGCCTATGAAACATCAAGCCAAACCAGCTGGTATTGGAGATGTTTAGTGAGGCTCAAGGATCAATTTAAAATGATTAACCAGCCCATGATGTTGCAGCAGTATACCATCTTGGCAGGGTATAAGTTGCTGGTGCAAAATCCACCTAAACTTCAGTGGACAAGGCAGGTTTGGAGCCGTCTTAATGCTCCAAAACACTGCTTCATATTATGGCTTGCAATGCATCAACGACTCAAAACCAGAGATCGACTCTTCAAAATGAAAATCATCACAGATACAACATGTATTTTCTGCTGTGACAGAATTGAAACTGCTGAACACTTGTTTTTTGCTTGCCCGAGCACACTGATTTACTTGCAGGATATCAAGAACTGGCTCGGAATGAGAACAATGCATACAAATCTCCCCAACATCATCAAATGGCTAGGAAGATTGAAGGAATCAAAATTCAAGCTGTTGGTTTTTACAGCAGCTATTGCCGGTTTGGTGTACAGTGTATGGCAGCTGAGAAATAGGATGTTGTGGACCAAAGAAGAGAAATCAAGCTCAGTACTTCTCAAGGAGTTAAAAACTAGTTTGAAGCTTAGAATTGAGATGTTTTGGCCAAAAAAAGTCTCAAAAGTAGACACTCAATGGTTCCAAACTTtgtaa